One stretch of Schlesneria sp. DSM 10557 DNA includes these proteins:
- a CDS encoding RluA family pseudouridine synthase, translating into MHSATLVVESYLSGCRVDTFLVKHFRSYTAWRMHRMVRAGQVTVEGVVAAPERRVFTNEVVTVRLLEPPDNLMPAEEISFGVVFEDQWLLIVNKPAGLIVHPTGQNPSGTLTNAVQHYLDQNAQFPGQFKPGVVHRLDRDTSGVVALAKDHLSHRLLSMQFQRERISKSYLALVDGVLKEDSGTIDLPIGRARSGASALMSCQADAIDAKASKTSFEVIERFSRHTLVKAKPRTGRLHQIRVHLSTIGHPVVGDDFYGPFGELKPDRVRPVAGGPELAPMSPYIPRQALHAAELSFAHPMTSEWHTFTAPLPPDFEQALDLVRAI; encoded by the coding sequence ATGCACTCCGCGACACTGGTTGTTGAAAGTTATTTATCGGGATGTCGCGTCGACACATTTCTGGTGAAGCATTTTCGCAGCTACACCGCGTGGCGAATGCACCGGATGGTCCGTGCCGGGCAGGTCACCGTGGAAGGGGTCGTGGCTGCCCCGGAACGTCGTGTCTTTACCAATGAAGTGGTTACGGTTCGGCTGCTCGAGCCCCCCGACAACCTGATGCCGGCCGAAGAGATTTCGTTCGGTGTCGTGTTTGAAGACCAGTGGCTGCTCATCGTTAACAAGCCTGCGGGCTTGATTGTCCATCCGACGGGGCAGAACCCTTCCGGCACGCTCACAAACGCAGTCCAGCATTATCTCGATCAGAATGCCCAGTTTCCCGGCCAGTTCAAGCCGGGGGTCGTACATCGGCTGGATCGGGATACCAGTGGTGTTGTCGCTCTGGCCAAAGATCATCTTTCGCATCGGCTGCTCTCCATGCAGTTTCAGCGAGAGCGAATTTCGAAATCGTATCTGGCACTCGTAGACGGAGTGCTAAAAGAGGATTCCGGGACGATCGATCTGCCGATTGGGCGTGCTCGCAGCGGTGCCAGCGCATTGATGTCCTGCCAGGCCGACGCCATTGATGCCAAGGCGTCAAAGACGAGCTTCGAGGTGATTGAGCGGTTTTCCCGACATACTCTGGTGAAGGCTAAGCCCCGCACGGGGCGGCTGCACCAGATTCGCGTCCACTTGTCGACCATCGGCCACCCCGTCGTCGGGGACGATTTCTACGGACCGTTCGGGGAACTGAAACCCGATCGTGTTCGACCTGTCGCCGGCGGGCCCGAACTTGCCCCCATGTCACCGTATATTCCCCGGCAGGCCCTCCACGCCGCCGAACTGTCGTTCGCACACCCCATGACGAGCGAATGGCACACCTTCACGGCCCCTCTTCCTCCGGACTTCGAGCAGGCTCTGGATCTCGTGCGTGCCATCTGA
- a CDS encoding SDR family NAD(P)-dependent oxidoreductase → MKSIRGKQALVTGGASGLGRGIALALAREGADVYLWDVNAEGMAAVGDEIRALGVSSASRKVDLTKPAEITAAVTALTEEWGGVDILVNNAGVAFYGPTHTMTAEQWDWLMGINLLAPIQITRELLPSLLERPEGHILNICSIAGLVAGGRFAGYHTSKFGLIGFSESLRAEYGRRGLHVTSLCPGPVKTDLYRKCATSKERKTVPEPPQWVCTTVEAVARKAIRAIRYNHRMPLVGLLAHFLWNMKWMAPGFLDFLNHLSRKKRTVPNTIESRPTENASLKRAA, encoded by the coding sequence ATGAAATCAATTCGAGGCAAACAGGCATTGGTCACGGGTGGTGCGTCGGGCCTCGGTCGTGGAATCGCGCTCGCGCTGGCTCGTGAGGGTGCCGATGTCTACCTGTGGGATGTGAACGCAGAGGGGATGGCTGCCGTCGGCGACGAAATTCGCGCCCTGGGTGTGAGTTCTGCCTCACGAAAGGTCGATCTGACGAAACCGGCCGAGATAACGGCAGCCGTCACGGCACTTACAGAAGAGTGGGGCGGTGTCGATATTCTCGTGAACAACGCGGGCGTCGCTTTCTACGGTCCGACGCATACGATGACCGCCGAGCAGTGGGACTGGTTAATGGGAATTAATCTGCTCGCTCCGATTCAGATTACTCGCGAGTTACTGCCGTCTCTGCTGGAACGTCCGGAAGGACATATTCTGAATATTTGCAGTATCGCGGGCCTCGTGGCAGGAGGCCGCTTTGCCGGCTATCACACCAGCAAATTTGGTTTGATTGGCTTCTCGGAATCGCTGCGAGCCGAATACGGACGCCGCGGGCTGCACGTCACGTCGCTGTGTCCCGGCCCCGTCAAAACCGATCTGTACCGCAAGTGTGCCACCAGCAAGGAACGGAAGACGGTTCCCGAGCCACCCCAGTGGGTCTGCACGACCGTGGAAGCCGTTGCCCGGAAGGCGATCAGAGCCATCAGGTACAATCACCGCATGCCCCTCGTGGGGCTGCTGGCTCACTTTCTGTGGAATATGAAGTGGATGGCTCCGGGATTTCTGGACTTTCTCAATCATCTGAGCCGGAAAAAACGGACCGTCCCCAATACCATAGAATCTCGACCGACCGAAAATGCCTCGCTGAAACGGGCTGCATGA